In the genome of Carnobacterium pleistocenium FTR1, one region contains:
- a CDS encoding ComE operon protein 2, translated as MAERIPWDQYFMSQSLLLSLRSTCTRLTVGATIVREKRIIAGGYNGSVSGDVHCIDEGCYVVEGHCLRTIHAEMNAILQCAKFGAQTQGAEIYVTHFPCLQCTKMIIQAGITKINYLEDYHNNAYALKLIEQAHVQCQKVTLPKDFFQKLDFNTNIQTSLSHSDGHTSIQ; from the coding sequence ATGGCTGAACGCATACCATGGGATCAATATTTTATGTCTCAAAGCTTATTACTATCTTTACGAAGCACATGTACACGCTTAACGGTTGGAGCAACAATCGTAAGAGAAAAAAGAATCATCGCAGGGGGCTACAACGGGTCGGTTAGCGGGGATGTACACTGCATAGATGAAGGTTGCTATGTAGTTGAAGGTCATTGTCTACGAACCATCCATGCTGAGATGAATGCCATTCTTCAATGTGCAAAATTTGGTGCGCAAACTCAAGGTGCTGAAATATATGTTACCCATTTTCCTTGCTTACAGTGCACAAAAATGATTATCCAAGCTGGTATAACAAAAATAAATTATTTAGAAGATTATCATAATAATGCTTATGCATTGAAATTGATTGAACAAGCCCACGTTCAATGTCAAAAGGTTACACTTCCAAAAGATTTTTTTCAAAAACTAGATTTCAATACCAATATACAAACTAGTTTAAGCCATAGTGATGGACACACGTCTATTCAATAA